The window CGGACCAAAGGTTGACATTCAGATTAAAAATCTTCTCGGCAGAGAGGAGACTGTGTCTACCTGTCAGTTCGATTTCGTGATGGCAAAGAGGTTCGACCTTTGGTATTCCGCCAAAGATGGAACAATGAAACAGCCGTATATTCTACACAGAGCTCCGCTCTCAACTCACGAAAGAATGATTTCATTCCTTATCGAATTCTGGGGTGGTGCATTCCCGACATGGATGGCACCGACTCAGGTTATGCTTATTCCTGTGAATGAGGGTGTGGTCGATTATGCAAATGAACTGAAACAGTCGATGATTGAAAAAGGGATCCGCGCTGATATCGATCTGAGTGATGATTCCTTCAACAAGAAAATCAGAAAAGCTGTTACAAAGAAAACTCCAAACATGTGGATCATCGGTGACAACGAAAAAGCCGAAAGAGCCATCACATGGAGAAGATATGCAGTTCAGGATCAGATGAAGCTTCAGGCTGATGCTGCAATCGACAAGATTGTTTATATGAGAACCAACAGAATCATGGACAATTTTGCAGATATAGAAATCTAAAACCGGTACGGGTCTGCTAAAAACGGAACCTGTGACCAAACGGTAAACCTTTCAGGGGTTATCAATTGGAATATTTTTCCGGTCGATAACCCCTTTTTTAATGTTTTCCCGGTCACTATCCGATGGTATCGTATAAAAAGCTTGTAAACTATCCGATGGTATCGTATAGAAAGTTTGTAAACTATCCGATGGTATCGTATATTTGCAGGGAGGAGATAAAAAAATGGAACAACTGTTTTACAGATATAATCCCTGGTGGGAAGGAGAGTACCGTCTCGAATCCCTTTTCTTGAGGGAGCAGGCTCTTTCGCAATTAAAAGATTGCATTGACAGATCAGAAGTTACCTTTGTGAGCGGACTCAGGAGAGTCGGAAAGACCACACTTCTGAAAATGCTCATCAAATCAATGATTGAGGAGAAGGGGATCGGCTCGACATCAATCTTTTACCTCTCTTTGGATGACTATTTACTGGGAGGAAGGAACCTTCCGGATCTCATTGATGAATACCGGAAGATTTTCAAAAAGAAATTTGATGAAAGGGTTTACCTCTTCCTCGATGAGGTCACCTGGTTTCCTGATTACGAAATACAGCTCAAGAATATTTTTGACAGTCAGAATGTAAAAATATTTGCTTCTTCATCAAGTGCGTCATTGCTCCGTGCTAAAAAACCTTACCTTACAGGCAGAAACAGGATAATTCAGGTTGATCCTCTTTCATTTGAAGAGTACCTGGTGTTCAAGGGGATCGAGTTGAAAAAAGTGGATTCCCACCTCTCTGAAGTATATTTTGAGGAATATCTCGAGACAGGAGGCATTCCTGAATTTGTAAAAACGGGAGATTTTGAATACCTTAAAAACCTGGTTGACGATATCATCATGAAAGATATCTCTGCCCTTCACAATGTCAAGAATACAGCCACATTGAAGGATATGTTTGTGCTTTTAATGGAGAGATCAGGAAAATCGCTCAGCATGAACAAGGTTGCAAATATCCTGAGTGTTTCTCCCGATACTGTAAAGAGATTTTTG is drawn from Bacteroidota bacterium and contains these coding sequences:
- a CDS encoding ATP-binding protein — its product is MEQLFYRYNPWWEGEYRLESLFLREQALSQLKDCIDRSEVTFVSGLRRVGKTTLLKMLIKSMIEEKGIGSTSIFYLSLDDYLLGGRNLPDLIDEYRKIFKKKFDERVYLFLDEVTWFPDYEIQLKNIFDSQNVKIFASSSSASLLRAKKPYLTGRNRIIQVDPLSFEEYLVFKGIELKKVDSHLSEVYFEEYLETGGIPEFVKTGDFEYLKNLVDDIIMKDISALHNVKNTATLKDMFVLLMERSGKSLSMNKVANILSVSPDTVKRFLTYFEETFLVSSVPRCGKTNQVILSPQKIYSMDLGLRNLFTGFRDKGSLFENYVYNRIKKYHPCYYFVDRYEIDFLLEKKVLIEAKYHAELKGKQLDLFSDSDFKHKFLVTTRDELDTLLADLSSIFNGLPG